A window of Brachybacterium fresconis contains these coding sequences:
- the hutG gene encoding formimidoylglutamase codes for MTNSPDAAALWSGRHDGDGPEHSRWHQRVQVVAADGAPAPVASGRASGDSGAARGDSARQTGSAVPSAPSAEAPHIAVLGFRSDEGVRRNRGRAGAADGPAALRRALAPLALHGPLAEGAVGLHDLGDAETVGQDLEGGQDRASALTSAALDRPGARLSVVLGGGHETAWSSYRGLMGSGLGPRAGQRWGVLNLDAHFDLRKEPRPTSGTPFAQMARAEQQAGRDLRYAVLGIAEPSNTGALFTRARELGVRWWTDQQCLEAGADGIRRFVEDFAAGLDILYLTIDLDVLPAATAPGVSAPAAYGVPLPLIAAAVRAAAGSGKLALLDVVELNPSLDVDARTARAAARLIDDAVGTVAGVGT; via the coding sequence ATGACGAACTCCCCCGACGCCGCCGCGCTCTGGAGCGGCCGGCACGACGGCGACGGCCCCGAGCACTCCCGCTGGCACCAGCGCGTGCAGGTGGTGGCGGCCGACGGGGCTCCCGCGCCCGTCGCATCGGGCAGGGCCTCCGGGGATAGTGGCGCCGCCCGAGGTGACTCGGCCCGTCAGACCGGCTCCGCTGTCCCGTCGGCTCCGTCGGCAGAGGCCCCGCACATCGCCGTCCTCGGCTTCCGCTCGGACGAGGGCGTGCGACGCAACCGCGGCCGGGCCGGGGCGGCCGACGGGCCGGCCGCGCTGCGCCGGGCACTCGCCCCGCTGGCGCTGCACGGGCCGCTGGCCGAGGGCGCAGTGGGCCTGCACGACCTGGGGGACGCGGAGACCGTCGGGCAGGACCTCGAGGGTGGGCAGGATCGCGCGTCCGCGCTGACCAGCGCGGCGCTGGACCGGCCCGGCGCTCGCCTGAGCGTGGTGCTCGGGGGCGGGCACGAGACGGCCTGGTCCTCGTATCGAGGGCTGATGGGCTCCGGACTCGGGCCCCGGGCAGGACAGCGCTGGGGCGTGCTGAACCTCGATGCCCACTTCGACCTGCGCAAGGAGCCGCGCCCCACCTCCGGCACTCCTTTCGCCCAGATGGCCCGCGCCGAGCAGCAGGCAGGGCGCGACCTGCGCTACGCGGTGCTCGGGATCGCCGAGCCCTCCAACACCGGTGCCCTGTTCACCCGGGCCCGGGAGCTGGGCGTGCGGTGGTGGACCGACCAGCAGTGCCTGGAGGCGGGCGCCGACGGGATCCGGCGGTTCGTCGAGGATTTCGCCGCCGGCCTGGACATCCTCTATCTGACCATCGACCTGGACGTGCTGCCGGCGGCCACCGCGCCGGGCGTCTCCGCACCGGCGGCCTACGGGGTCCCGCTGCCGCTGATCGCGGCGGCCGTGCGCGCCGCGGCGGGCAGCGGGAAGCTGGCCCTGCTGGACGTGGTGGAGCTGAATCCGTCGCTCGACGTCGACGCCCGCACCGCTCGCGCGGCCGCCCGGCTCATCGACGACGCCGTGGGGACGGTCGCCGGCGTCGGCACCTGA
- a CDS encoding YjiH family protein, with amino-acid sequence MTTPDALAVPGPDDARRSTDGQYFAGSATARAGSVIGVDGTERAIPPHRWRFLIYSTIGLAMFFVSIEIGGTSTILVDHVLTLVQWVLGAAVPWVVVALVLFGTIRPFVTGSWRRGALRTVFALANIVGLVVAVCAAAGYYPGPLANPDIGPFLWEKLAIPVGLIVPVGAVFLALLINYGLMEFIGVLVQPIMRPVWKVPGRAAVDAVASFVGSYSLALLITDKVYRQGRYTGKEAAIIATGFSTVSATFMVIVASTLDLMQHWTLYFFLTLVVTFAVTAITVRIPPLRAVPDETFESVAHVPEPRAQGNRIAHAWDEAMRALAVAPGLVRGTWATFKDGVLMSSAIVPSILSIGLAGLLLATYTPVFDLMGWLFVPFAYLVQLPDPALAGKAVSVGIAEMFLPATVVAGHESEVLRLTVGVTAVSQIVFFSALVPSILATSIPVSVGRLVVLWFERVVLTILITAPLAHLLL; translated from the coding sequence ATGACGACGCCCGATGCTCTCGCCGTCCCCGGTCCCGACGACGCCCGTCGCAGCACCGACGGGCAGTACTTCGCCGGCTCCGCCACCGCCCGCGCCGGATCCGTGATCGGCGTCGACGGGACCGAACGTGCCATCCCGCCGCACCGCTGGCGCTTCCTGATCTACAGCACCATCGGGCTGGCGATGTTCTTCGTCTCGATCGAGATCGGCGGGACGTCGACCATCCTGGTCGACCACGTGCTGACCCTTGTCCAGTGGGTGCTCGGCGCGGCGGTGCCATGGGTCGTCGTCGCTCTCGTCCTGTTCGGCACGATCCGCCCGTTCGTGACCGGCTCCTGGCGCCGCGGCGCTCTGCGCACCGTCTTCGCGCTCGCGAACATCGTCGGACTCGTCGTCGCGGTGTGCGCCGCGGCCGGCTACTACCCGGGGCCGCTGGCGAACCCGGACATCGGACCGTTCCTGTGGGAGAAGCTCGCGATCCCCGTCGGCCTCATCGTGCCGGTCGGCGCGGTGTTCCTCGCCCTGCTGATCAACTACGGGCTGATGGAGTTCATCGGCGTGCTGGTCCAGCCGATCATGCGCCCCGTGTGGAAGGTCCCCGGTCGCGCCGCGGTCGACGCGGTCGCCTCCTTCGTCGGCTCCTACTCGCTGGCGCTGCTGATCACCGACAAGGTCTATCGCCAGGGCCGGTACACCGGCAAGGAAGCGGCGATCATCGCCACCGGGTTCTCGACCGTCTCGGCCACGTTCATGGTGATCGTCGCCAGCACCTTGGACCTGATGCAGCACTGGACGCTGTACTTCTTCCTCACCCTGGTGGTGACCTTCGCGGTCACCGCGATCACGGTGCGGATCCCTCCGCTGCGCGCGGTTCCCGACGAGACCTTCGAATCCGTCGCCCACGTCCCGGAGCCGCGGGCGCAGGGCAACCGCATCGCCCATGCCTGGGACGAGGCGATGCGCGCCCTCGCGGTGGCACCGGGTCTCGTGCGCGGCACCTGGGCGACGTTCAAGGACGGCGTGCTGATGAGCTCCGCGATCGTCCCGTCGATCCTGTCGATCGGCCTCGCGGGCCTGCTGCTGGCCACCTACACCCCGGTGTTCGACCTGATGGGCTGGCTGTTCGTGCCGTTCGCCTATCTCGTCCAGCTCCCGGATCCGGCGCTGGCGGGCAAGGCCGTCTCGGTGGGCATCGCGGAGATGTTCCTGCCGGCCACGGTCGTCGCGGGCCACGAGTCCGAGGTGCTGCGCCTGACCGTCGGCGTCACCGCCGTCTCCCAGATCGTGTTCTTCTCCGCCCTGGTGCCCTCGATCCTGGCCACCTCGATCCCCGTCAGCGTGGGACGGCTCGTGGTGCTCTGGTTCGAGCGCGTGGTGCTGACGATCCTGATCACCGCGCCGCTGGCGCACCTGCTGCTGTGA
- the hutI gene encoding imidazolonepropionase, with product MTSTLITGISELWTLDPALDDPAAPHGAADGQVLRGAALVIEDGVIAWTGRAAEAPSADDSVDVGGRAVLPGWVDSHSHLIFDGDRAAEFEARMAGQSYAAGGIGVTTEATRSASDDRLEHLVRSRIAEAVAGGTTCLETKTGYGLTLEQELRAARLASSLVEAGQLDEATFLGAHLVPAEFDGRDGRPGADAYVDLVSGEMLAAVAPHVRWIDVFCEDGAFDPEQSEQVLRAGAAAGLGLRVHGHQLGRSGGVGLAVELGAASVDHVNHLEDTDVEALAGARGTTVATALPACDLSTRAPLAPARRLLDAGADVAIASNCNPGTSYTSAMTFCVATAVLQMHLSLAEAVRAATRGGALALRREDVGHLAVGARADLHVLDAPAAIHLAYRPGMPLTHGVWRAGVRQT from the coding sequence ATGACCAGCACCCTGATCACCGGCATCAGCGAGCTGTGGACCCTCGACCCCGCGCTCGACGACCCCGCGGCCCCGCACGGCGCAGCCGACGGGCAGGTGCTGCGCGGGGCCGCCCTTGTGATCGAGGACGGCGTGATCGCCTGGACCGGGCGGGCCGCCGAGGCCCCGTCGGCCGATGACTCCGTCGACGTCGGCGGGCGGGCCGTGCTGCCCGGCTGGGTCGACTCCCACAGCCATCTGATCTTCGACGGCGACCGCGCCGCCGAATTCGAGGCCCGCATGGCCGGACAGTCCTACGCCGCCGGCGGCATCGGAGTCACCACCGAGGCCACCCGTTCCGCCTCCGACGACCGCCTGGAGCACCTGGTCCGCTCCCGCATCGCCGAGGCCGTCGCCGGCGGGACCACCTGCCTGGAGACCAAGACCGGCTACGGCCTCACGCTCGAGCAGGAGCTGCGCGCCGCCCGCCTCGCCTCCTCGCTGGTCGAGGCCGGGCAGCTGGACGAGGCCACGTTCCTCGGCGCCCACCTGGTGCCCGCCGAGTTCGACGGCCGCGACGGCAGGCCGGGGGCGGACGCCTACGTCGACCTGGTCAGCGGTGAGATGCTCGCCGCCGTCGCGCCGCATGTGCGCTGGATCGACGTGTTCTGCGAGGACGGAGCCTTCGACCCCGAGCAGTCCGAGCAGGTGCTGCGCGCCGGTGCCGCGGCCGGGCTGGGCCTGCGCGTGCACGGCCATCAGCTGGGCCGCTCCGGCGGTGTGGGCCTGGCCGTCGAGCTCGGCGCCGCCAGCGTCGATCACGTCAACCACCTCGAGGACACCGATGTCGAGGCGCTCGCCGGGGCGCGCGGGACCACGGTCGCGACCGCGCTGCCGGCCTGCGACCTCTCCACCCGGGCACCGCTGGCGCCCGCCCGCCGCCTGCTCGACGCCGGCGCGGACGTCGCGATCGCCTCGAACTGCAATCCCGGAACCAGCTACACCAGCGCCATGACCTTCTGCGTGGCCACCGCCGTGCTGCAGATGCACCTCTCGCTCGCCGAGGCCGTCCGCGCCGCCACCCGCGGTGGGGCGCTGGCGCTGCGCCGCGAGGACGTCGGCCACCTCGCCGTCGGCGCGCGCGCCGACCTGCACGTGCTCGACGCGCCCGCCGCCATCCATCTCGCCTACCGGCCCGGGATGCCGCTCACCCACGGGGTATGGCGCGCCGGCGTCCGGCAGACCTGA
- a CDS encoding IclR family transcriptional regulator — protein sequence MAPPKVPAADATVRMLTFLAAQRSPIAAARIADELDLPRSRTYDLLATLVEHGYVMHLDQERVYGLGPAAHELSGAYLRQEPLARIGRRVMEAMVDEVGESGHLAVLHGRDVLYVIEERARNRPGLVTDVGVRLSAHLTASGRAILAALPPAQVRALFGTRADFTSRTAARGPEGPRDLRELLARVRADGVAHEAGEVTEELASVAAVVRDHAGWPAASVAITFEEARATEADRERCTAAVRAAAAEITRRLGGRRPEASA from the coding sequence ATGGCACCCCCGAAAGTTCCCGCCGCCGACGCGACGGTGCGGATGCTGACCTTCCTCGCCGCGCAGCGCTCGCCGATCGCCGCGGCCCGTATCGCCGACGAGCTCGACCTGCCGCGCTCGCGCACCTACGACCTGCTCGCGACGCTGGTCGAGCACGGGTACGTCATGCACCTGGACCAGGAGCGGGTGTACGGACTGGGGCCGGCGGCCCATGAACTCTCCGGCGCCTACCTGCGCCAGGAGCCGCTGGCGCGGATCGGCCGTCGGGTGATGGAGGCGATGGTCGACGAGGTCGGGGAGTCGGGGCACCTCGCGGTGCTGCACGGCCGGGACGTGCTCTACGTGATCGAGGAGCGCGCCCGGAACCGTCCCGGCCTGGTCACCGACGTGGGCGTGCGGCTGTCCGCGCACCTGACCGCGAGCGGGCGCGCGATCCTCGCCGCGCTGCCCCCGGCGCAGGTGCGCGCCCTGTTCGGCACCCGCGCCGACTTCACGTCCCGCACCGCGGCCCGCGGCCCTGAAGGCCCGCGCGACCTGCGGGAGCTGCTCGCCCGGGTGCGAGCCGACGGCGTGGCCCACGAGGCCGGGGAGGTCACCGAGGAGCTCGCCTCCGTGGCGGCGGTGGTGCGCGATCATGCCGGCTGGCCCGCGGCCTCGGTCGCGATCACCTTCGAGGAGGCGCGGGCCACCGAGGCCGATCGCGAGCGCTGCACGGCCGCCGTGCGCGCCGCGGCCGCGGAGATCACCCGGCGGCTCGGGGGTCGCCGCCCCGAGGCATCGGCGTGA
- the hutU gene encoding urocanate hydratase, which yields MSLPGARPVRAPRGTALTAKSWQTEAPLRMLMNNLDPEVAERPDDLVVYGGTGRAARSWDAYDAIVDTLADLEEDETLLVQSGKPVGVLRTHEWAPRVLLANSNLVGDWATWPEFRRLEAEGLTMYGQMTAGSWIYIATQGILQGTYETFAAVAAKRFGGTLAGTITLTGGCGGMGGAQPLAVTLNDGVCLIADVDRARLERRVAKRYCHEIAEDLEDAIARANAAKAEKRGLSIGIVGNAAEIFPALLQRHTAGDIHIDVVTDQTSAHDPLSYLPTEVSVEEWHREAEADEEGFTKKSRESMARQVQAMVEFQDAGAEVFDYGNSIRDEARHAGYDRAFAFPGFVPAYIRPLFCEGLGPFRWVALSGDPEDIKVTDAALKNLFPQNEHLHRWLDAADEFVEFEGLPARICWLGYGERHKAGMLFNDLVRDGKVSAPIVIGRDHLDSGSVASPYRETEAMLDGSDAIADWPLLNALTSTSSGATWVSIHHGGGVGIGRSIHAGQVGLADGTELAGRKLERLLTNDPAMGVIRHVDAGYSRADQVAHERGVRVPMTPTRRD from the coding sequence ATGTCCCTCCCCGGAGCCCGCCCCGTCCGCGCCCCCCGCGGAACCGCCCTCACTGCGAAGTCCTGGCAGACCGAGGCCCCGCTGCGCATGCTCATGAACAACCTCGACCCCGAGGTCGCCGAACGCCCCGACGACCTCGTCGTCTACGGGGGCACCGGCCGCGCCGCCCGCTCCTGGGACGCCTACGACGCCATCGTCGACACCCTGGCGGACCTCGAGGAGGACGAGACGCTGCTGGTCCAGTCCGGCAAGCCCGTCGGCGTGCTGCGCACCCACGAGTGGGCCCCGCGCGTGCTGCTGGCCAACTCCAACCTCGTCGGCGACTGGGCCACCTGGCCCGAGTTCCGCAGGCTCGAGGCCGAGGGCCTGACCATGTACGGGCAGATGACCGCCGGATCCTGGATCTATATCGCCACCCAGGGCATCCTCCAGGGCACCTACGAGACCTTCGCCGCCGTGGCCGCCAAGCGCTTCGGCGGCACGCTCGCCGGCACCATCACCCTGACCGGCGGCTGCGGCGGCATGGGCGGAGCCCAGCCCCTGGCCGTCACCCTCAACGACGGCGTGTGCCTGATCGCGGACGTGGACCGCGCCCGCCTCGAGCGCCGCGTCGCCAAGCGCTACTGCCACGAGATCGCCGAGGACCTCGAGGACGCGATCGCCCGGGCCAATGCCGCCAAGGCGGAGAAGCGCGGTCTCTCGATCGGCATCGTCGGCAATGCGGCCGAGATCTTCCCCGCCCTGCTTCAGCGGCACACGGCGGGCGACATCCACATCGACGTCGTCACCGACCAGACCAGCGCTCACGACCCGCTGTCCTACCTCCCCACCGAGGTGAGCGTCGAGGAATGGCACCGCGAGGCCGAGGCCGACGAGGAGGGCTTCACCAAGAAGTCCCGCGAGTCCATGGCCCGCCAGGTCCAGGCCATGGTCGAGTTCCAGGATGCCGGCGCCGAGGTCTTCGACTACGGCAACTCCATCCGTGACGAGGCCCGTCACGCCGGGTACGACCGCGCCTTCGCCTTCCCCGGCTTCGTGCCCGCCTACATCCGTCCCCTGTTCTGCGAGGGCCTCGGCCCGTTCCGCTGGGTGGCGCTGTCCGGCGACCCCGAGGACATCAAGGTCACCGACGCCGCGCTGAAGAACCTGTTCCCCCAGAACGAGCACCTGCACCGCTGGCTCGATGCCGCGGATGAGTTCGTCGAGTTCGAGGGCCTGCCCGCCCGCATCTGCTGGCTCGGCTACGGGGAGCGGCACAAGGCCGGGATGCTCTTCAACGACCTCGTCCGCGACGGCAAGGTCTCAGCGCCGATCGTGATCGGCCGCGACCACCTCGACTCCGGATCCGTCGCCTCCCCGTACCGGGAGACCGAGGCGATGCTCGACGGCTCCGACGCGATCGCCGACTGGCCGCTGCTGAACGCCCTGACCTCCACCTCCTCCGGCGCCACCTGGGTCTCCATCCACCACGGCGGCGGCGTCGGCATCGGCCGTTCGATCCACGCCGGCCAGGTGGGCCTGGCCGACGGCACCGAGCTCGCGGGGCGCAAGCTCGAGCGCCTGCTGACCAACGACCCGGCGATGGGCGTGATCCGCCACGTCGACGCCGGCTACTCGCGCGCCGACCAGGTCGCCCACGAACGCGGCGTGCGGGTCCCGATGACCCCCACCCGGCGGGACTGA
- the hutH gene encoding histidine ammonia-lyase has protein sequence MTSTTTHPADDRTVALSTSGLTAADVLAVARRRARVELDPAAREQVAAVRAHIDALAAGDTPVYGVSTGFGALADTSIPPSMRHALQRSLIRSHAAGAGPEVETEVVRALMLLRARTLASGRTGVRPVVVETILALLNAQITPIVHEYGSLGCSGDLAPLAHCAIVLMGEGRARDRDGVERPVPELLADAGITPVLLEEKEGLALINGTDGMLGMLLMAIADLDELVCTADLTTALTVQGLRGRDSVFRPELHAPLRPHPGQEASAANILALLADSPIIADVAAEGSRVQDAYSLRCAPQVAGGVRDTIEHARTVAERELEAAIDNPVVLEDGTVTSNGNFHGAPVAYVLDFLAVVGADLASIAERRTDRMLDKSRSHGLPPFLADDPGVDSGFMIAQYTQAALVSEMKRLAVPASVDSIPSSAMQEDHVSMGWHAARKLRTSVENLRRVLAIELLTAARAIDLRAPLAPSKASAAAIAVLRRTVEGPGPDRFLAPDIAEAEARLLDGSLLAAIEEVTGELR, from the coding sequence ATGACCAGCACGACCACCCACCCCGCGGACGACCGCACCGTCGCCCTGTCCACCTCCGGCCTCACCGCCGCCGACGTCCTCGCCGTCGCCCGCCGCCGCGCCCGGGTGGAGCTCGATCCCGCCGCCCGCGAGCAGGTCGCCGCCGTGCGCGCCCACATCGACGCCCTCGCCGCCGGGGACACCCCCGTCTACGGCGTCTCCACCGGCTTCGGCGCACTCGCGGACACCTCGATCCCGCCGAGCATGCGCCACGCCCTGCAGCGCTCCCTGATCCGCTCCCACGCCGCCGGCGCCGGCCCCGAGGTCGAGACCGAGGTGGTGCGCGCCCTGATGCTGCTGCGCGCCCGCACCCTCGCCTCCGGCCGCACCGGCGTGCGGCCCGTCGTGGTCGAGACGATCCTCGCGCTGCTGAACGCACAGATCACCCCGATCGTCCACGAATACGGCTCCCTCGGCTGCTCCGGGGACCTCGCCCCGCTCGCCCACTGCGCGATCGTGCTGATGGGGGAGGGCCGCGCCCGCGACCGCGACGGCGTAGAGCGCCCGGTGCCCGAGCTGCTCGCCGACGCGGGCATCACGCCGGTGCTGCTCGAGGAGAAGGAGGGCCTGGCGCTGATCAACGGCACCGACGGCATGCTCGGCATGCTGCTGATGGCGATCGCCGACCTCGACGAGCTGGTGTGCACGGCGGACCTCACCACCGCGCTGACCGTCCAGGGACTGCGCGGCCGCGACTCGGTCTTCCGCCCGGAGCTGCACGCGCCGCTGCGCCCGCACCCGGGCCAGGAGGCGTCGGCCGCGAACATCCTCGCGCTGCTCGCGGACTCGCCGATCATCGCGGACGTCGCCGCCGAGGGGTCGCGCGTGCAGGACGCCTACTCGCTGCGCTGCGCCCCGCAGGTCGCCGGCGGCGTGCGCGACACCATCGAGCACGCCCGCACCGTCGCCGAGCGCGAGCTGGAGGCCGCGATCGACAATCCCGTCGTGCTCGAGGACGGCACCGTCACCTCCAACGGCAACTTCCACGGAGCGCCCGTGGCCTACGTGCTCGACTTCCTCGCCGTGGTCGGCGCGGACCTCGCCTCGATCGCCGAGCGCCGCACCGACCGGATGCTCGACAAGTCCCGCTCCCACGGCCTGCCCCCGTTCCTGGCCGACGACCCAGGCGTGGACTCCGGATTCATGATCGCCCAGTACACCCAGGCCGCCCTGGTCTCGGAGATGAAGCGGCTGGCGGTCCCGGCGAGCGTGGACTCCATCCCCTCCTCGGCCATGCAGGAGGACCACGTCTCGATGGGCTGGCACGCCGCTCGCAAGCTGCGCACCAGCGTGGAGAACCTGCGCCGAGTGCTGGCGATCGAGCTGCTCACCGCCGCCCGCGCGATCGACCTGCGCGCCCCGCTGGCCCCGTCGAAGGCCTCCGCCGCCGCGATCGCCGTGCTGCGCCGCACGGTCGAGGGCCCGGGACCGGATCGATTCCTGGCCCCCGACATCGCCGAGGCCGAGGCGCGTCTGCTGGACGGCTCGCTGCTGGCAGCGATCGAGGAGGTCACCGGCGAACTGCGCTGA
- a CDS encoding formate/nitrite transporter family protein, translating into MVRQHKRDEDEERRRLGKTDEPVEDALVEEFRNTVAEGANRLNRTWRALIITGLFGGIDVGLGLMAMLAVLHATDSKLLGGLAFGIGLYAMRLAHSELFTEDFLLPLNAVVSHHGTWLQLLRLWATTLVTNLVGGWAFAWIVVAAFPVFENDLIETATGYMDKGLTLETGALAVLAGFTITLITRMNQGSSEGIATLANSLISGLLVVGLGMLHGALSSAVIFGAMHTGADIPYTDWLVWLSWVIPLNMIGGLVILAGPRLLRTWELVTQERAAQDRDRDEPSVVL; encoded by the coding sequence ATGGTCCGACAGCACAAGCGGGACGAGGACGAGGAGCGCCGACGCCTCGGGAAGACCGACGAGCCCGTCGAGGACGCGCTGGTCGAGGAGTTCCGCAACACGGTCGCCGAGGGGGCCAACCGGCTGAACCGCACGTGGCGGGCCCTGATCATCACCGGCCTGTTCGGCGGGATCGACGTCGGCCTGGGTCTGATGGCGATGCTCGCCGTGCTGCACGCGACCGATTCGAAGCTGCTCGGCGGGCTCGCCTTCGGCATCGGCCTGTACGCGATGCGCCTGGCGCACTCGGAGCTGTTCACCGAGGACTTCCTGCTGCCCCTGAACGCGGTCGTCTCCCATCACGGCACCTGGCTCCAGCTGCTGCGGCTGTGGGCGACGACGCTGGTGACGAACCTCGTCGGCGGCTGGGCCTTCGCCTGGATCGTGGTCGCCGCCTTCCCCGTCTTCGAGAACGACCTGATCGAGACGGCCACGGGATACATGGACAAGGGGCTGACTCTCGAGACCGGTGCTCTCGCCGTCCTCGCAGGGTTCACGATCACGCTCATCACCAGGATGAACCAGGGCTCCAGCGAAGGGATCGCGACGCTCGCGAACTCGCTCATCTCCGGGCTCCTGGTGGTGGGACTGGGGATGCTCCACGGAGCGCTGAGCTCCGCGGTGATCTTCGGGGCGATGCACACCGGGGCCGACATCCCCTACACCGACTGGCTGGTCTGGCTCTCCTGGGTGATCCCGCTGAACATGATCGGCGGGCTCGTGATCCTCGCCGGTCCGCGCCTGCTGCGCACCTGGGAGCTGGTCACCCAGGAGCGGGCCGCGCAGGACCGGGACCGGGACGAACCCTCCGTCGTCCTCTGA